A window of Streptomyces sp. SAI-127 contains these coding sequences:
- a CDS encoding DUF308 domain-containing protein, producing MTQTTVPSSKTRTTTTPSGLRSLYLIRAAFSLIWVALVATTSASLVSTDKPTVIAAVLLVIYPLWDVIATLLERRMAGTGSTDRVGTTNMALGLATTTGMIIAVFSTIGTALLVFGIWALLSGAIQLVVAIQRRRTVGAQWPMVISGGLSVLAGASFAAMSTSATSGLSTVAGYSAFGAFWFLVSVIALSIRSRRAQR from the coding sequence ATGACTCAGACCACCGTGCCTTCGAGCAAGACCAGGACCACGACGACGCCCTCCGGGCTCCGATCGCTCTATCTGATCCGAGCCGCCTTCTCCCTGATCTGGGTGGCACTCGTCGCCACGACCTCCGCCTCGCTCGTGTCGACGGACAAGCCCACAGTGATCGCGGCCGTGCTGCTCGTCATCTACCCCCTGTGGGACGTCATCGCCACGCTCCTCGAGCGTCGCATGGCCGGCACCGGCTCCACGGACCGCGTCGGTACCACCAACATGGCTCTCGGCCTCGCCACCACCACCGGGATGATCATCGCTGTCTTCTCCACCATCGGGACGGCCCTGCTCGTGTTCGGCATCTGGGCCCTCCTTTCCGGAGCGATCCAGCTCGTCGTGGCGATCCAGCGCCGACGCACCGTCGGTGCCCAGTGGCCCATGGTCATCAGCGGCGGACTGTCCGTCCTCGCCGGTGCCTCCTTTGCTGCCATGTCCACCTCGGCGACCAGCGGCCTGTCCACCGTCGCCGGATACTCAGCCTTCGGTGCCTTCTGGTTCCTTGTCTCCGTCATCGCCCTGAGCATCCGCAGCCGACGCGCACAGCGTTGA
- a CDS encoding CocE/NonD family hydrolase, whose product MQHLYEIDVQVPMRDGVALAANVWHPAEGQAPTLLVRLPYGKDVMGLGQPAMPDLLALVEAGYAVVVQDCRGTHRSEGEFVPHMADRADGEDTVTWIADRPWSDGTVGMYGPSYLGMVQWETAATGAPALKAIAPSLTSIDNYEAPWYSAGGALSLSVVTWWNAIMYAADAQRSLAAGTDTVSQLQQLGQAALFSEPLNDVLPTAEVPVLAAYGKWWDDWMAHPSHDGYWDAMELTPELKNVTAPALNIGGWYDLYIGQTVRTYTTAREQAGSAQAREGQQLLIGPWDHVSASGIYPDRSFGPLASPQMVGLTGLHVKFFDRWLRGDTTALDDVAPVKIFVMGIDQWRDEQEWPLPDTRWTDFHLTSGGHANTAGGDGVLTTEPPTGAGHDTYLYDPRRPVPTAGGACLPMTPGFGGPVDQRTVAGREDVLCFAGPVLEEPVEVTGPVSLSLFVSSSVVDTDFTAKLVDVFPDGKAINLCDGILRARYRGGLATEELMEPGTVYEVTVDMTATSNVFFPGHRIRVDVSSSNFPRYDRNTNTGGVIARESEEQMIPAVNHIHHGPSHPSRLVLPIIDRKDQ is encoded by the coding sequence ATGCAGCACCTATACGAGATAGATGTCCAGGTCCCGATGCGTGACGGCGTAGCCCTCGCCGCCAACGTGTGGCATCCGGCCGAGGGACAGGCTCCGACGCTGCTCGTCCGCCTGCCGTACGGCAAGGACGTGATGGGCCTCGGCCAACCAGCCATGCCCGACCTCCTGGCTCTGGTGGAGGCCGGCTACGCGGTGGTGGTGCAGGACTGCCGGGGCACCCACCGCTCGGAAGGCGAGTTCGTTCCGCATATGGCCGACCGGGCCGACGGCGAGGACACCGTCACCTGGATCGCCGACCGGCCGTGGTCGGACGGCACGGTGGGCATGTACGGGCCGTCCTACCTGGGCATGGTCCAGTGGGAAACCGCCGCGACCGGCGCCCCCGCCCTCAAAGCGATCGCGCCGTCCTTGACGTCGATCGACAACTACGAGGCGCCCTGGTACTCCGCGGGCGGTGCGCTGTCACTGAGTGTGGTCACGTGGTGGAACGCCATCATGTACGCGGCGGACGCGCAGCGGTCCCTGGCGGCCGGCACTGACACCGTGTCCCAGCTACAGCAGCTCGGTCAGGCGGCCCTGTTCTCCGAGCCTCTCAATGACGTGCTGCCGACGGCCGAGGTTCCGGTCCTGGCGGCGTACGGCAAGTGGTGGGACGACTGGATGGCCCACCCCTCCCACGACGGGTACTGGGACGCCATGGAGCTCACCCCCGAGCTCAAGAACGTCACCGCCCCGGCGCTCAACATCGGCGGCTGGTACGACCTCTACATCGGCCAGACCGTCCGCACCTACACCACTGCCCGCGAGCAGGCGGGCAGTGCCCAGGCGCGCGAAGGGCAACAGCTGCTCATCGGTCCGTGGGATCACGTCTCCGCGAGTGGCATCTATCCCGACCGCTCCTTCGGCCCGTTGGCCAGTCCCCAGATGGTGGGCCTGACCGGCCTGCATGTGAAGTTCTTCGACCGCTGGCTCCGCGGCGACACCACCGCTCTGGACGACGTGGCGCCCGTGAAGATCTTCGTCATGGGCATCGACCAGTGGCGCGACGAGCAGGAGTGGCCGCTGCCCGACACGAGGTGGACCGACTTCCACCTGACGAGCGGCGGTCACGCCAACACAGCGGGCGGGGACGGCGTGTTGACGACCGAGCCGCCGACCGGCGCCGGGCACGACACTTACCTCTACGATCCGCGCCGCCCGGTTCCCACGGCCGGCGGGGCGTGCCTGCCGATGACGCCGGGGTTCGGCGGCCCGGTCGATCAGCGGACCGTCGCCGGCCGCGAGGACGTGCTGTGTTTCGCCGGCCCGGTGCTCGAGGAGCCTGTCGAGGTCACCGGTCCGGTCAGCCTCAGCCTCTTCGTGTCCTCCTCAGTGGTGGACACCGACTTCACCGCCAAGCTCGTCGACGTCTTCCCCGACGGCAAGGCGATCAACCTGTGCGACGGGATCCTGCGCGCCCGCTATCGAGGCGGCCTCGCCACGGAGGAACTGATGGAGCCCGGCACGGTCTACGAGGTCACCGTCGACATGACCGCCACCTCGAATGTGTTCTTCCCCGGTCACCGCATCCGTGTGGACGTCTCCAGCAGCAACTTCCCGCGCTACGACCGCAACACCAACACCGGCGGAGTCATCGCCCGTGAGAGCGAGGAGCAGATGATCCCCGCGGTGAACCACATCCATCACGGGCCGAGCCACCCCAGCCGTCTGGTCCTGCCGATCATCGACCGGAAGGACCAGTGA
- a CDS encoding phosphotransferase, which translates to MDRLEWHDLPATIRAAVEQHTGPVETAETAPHGVMSRLACTVHTPAGRAFIKGTRHDDPQAWVYRHEARVTRCAPLAPRVLWEVAADGWMLYGYEYIEGRHPDLTPGSGDLAPLLRTLTVTSQAPWPEALDKKPLHTRWTEFLPEDVPPGLQGRRLAHTDMSPHNMLRTPGGKLLLLDWALSCPAPAWADTALTVPRLISAGHTPDQAETIARQVPAYRAADPATVTTFARTVYTAWENWERTRPMPHRAALTAAARAWAGHREASAGIVFHLDHGA; encoded by the coding sequence GTGGACCGCCTCGAATGGCACGACCTACCGGCAACGATCCGGGCCGCCGTCGAGCAGCACACAGGCCCGGTCGAAACGGCCGAGACCGCGCCGCACGGCGTCATGTCCCGGCTCGCCTGCACGGTCCACACACCAGCGGGGCGAGCGTTCATCAAAGGCACGCGGCATGACGACCCACAGGCATGGGTCTACCGCCACGAGGCGCGGGTCACACGATGCGCACCCCTTGCCCCCCGCGTGCTGTGGGAGGTCGCCGCCGACGGGTGGATGCTCTATGGGTACGAGTACATCGAAGGCCGGCACCCGGACCTGACTCCAGGGTCCGGCGATCTCGCGCCGCTGCTGCGCACCCTCACCGTCACCTCCCAGGCGCCATGGCCCGAAGCACTGGACAAGAAGCCGCTGCACACACGGTGGACTGAATTTCTGCCCGAGGACGTGCCGCCCGGACTGCAAGGCAGACGGCTCGCCCACACGGACATGTCCCCGCACAACATGCTGAGGACGCCCGGCGGCAAGTTGCTGCTACTGGACTGGGCCCTTTCCTGCCCCGCCCCCGCGTGGGCAGACACCGCCCTGACAGTGCCCCGACTCATCTCCGCCGGCCACACTCCAGACCAGGCCGAGACGATCGCCCGGCAAGTTCCCGCGTACCGAGCGGCCGACCCTGCCACCGTCACCACCTTCGCGCGCACCGTCTACACCGCCTGGGAAAACTGGGAACGCACACGCCCCATGCCGCACAGAGCCGCTCTTACCGCCGCTGCCCGGGCCTGGGCCGGGCACCGAGAGGCGTCGGCAGGCATTGTCTTCCACTTGGATCACGGGGCGTAG
- a CDS encoding cytochrome c oxidase assembly protein, whose product MAVLPELTAGRLLSSWHLDVPALLLVVLLGALYGRGALRLRRRGERWPGTRVAAFTLLGLGTLVVATMSALSVYDRVLFWPAAVQNILLDLIAPLGLALGDPLRLALRALPEPAAGRLRQVMTSRPVRLLTFPLVTTALVLVTELTVYFTPYFETALRDGWLHELLYLHLLLVGSLFVVPVLTREEALPRWCTHPVRAALVFLDGVVDAVPGIVVMTHGTLIAGAWYLGHAPPWASDVHHDQQLGGGAMIGIAELVALPFLLAVLVQWARAERAETVALDRRLDAELVPAAPAATGPELVRPWWETENGEVAQRMRQQRPGH is encoded by the coding sequence ATGGCGGTTCTGCCCGAGCTCACCGCGGGACGGTTGCTCTCCTCATGGCACCTGGACGTGCCCGCGCTGCTGCTGGTCGTCCTGCTCGGCGCGCTGTACGGCCGGGGCGCGCTGCGGCTGAGGCGGCGGGGCGAGCGTTGGCCCGGGACCCGCGTCGCGGCCTTCACGTTGCTTGGCCTCGGCACGCTCGTCGTGGCCACGATGTCCGCGCTGTCCGTGTACGACCGTGTGCTGTTCTGGCCGGCCGCTGTCCAGAACATCCTTCTCGACCTGATCGCTCCGCTCGGGCTGGCGCTGGGCGATCCGCTGCGCCTGGCTCTGCGGGCCCTGCCCGAGCCGGCTGCCGGTCGCCTACGGCAGGTGATGACCAGCCGGCCGGTGCGGCTGCTCACCTTCCCCCTGGTCACTACGGCCCTCGTGCTCGTGACCGAACTGACGGTGTACTTCACCCCCTACTTCGAGACCGCTCTGCGCGACGGCTGGCTGCACGAGCTGCTGTACTTGCACCTGCTGCTCGTCGGAAGCCTGTTCGTGGTGCCGGTACTCACCCGCGAGGAGGCGCTGCCGAGGTGGTGCACTCATCCGGTCCGGGCGGCGCTGGTGTTCCTCGACGGGGTCGTCGACGCGGTGCCGGGCATCGTGGTGATGACCCACGGCACGCTGATCGCCGGAGCCTGGTACCTGGGCCATGCTCCCCCATGGGCATCGGACGTGCACCATGACCAGCAGCTCGGCGGTGGCGCCATGATCGGCATCGCCGAACTGGTGGCGCTGCCCTTCCTGCTCGCCGTCCTCGTGCAGTGGGCGCGTGCCGAACGCGCCGAGACCGTCGCCCTGGACCGCCGCCTGGACGCGGAACTGGTCCCGGCGGCGCCTGCGGCGACGGGTCCGGAGCTCGTCCGTCCGTGGTGGGAGACCGAGAACGGCGAAGTCGCCCAGCGCATGCGCCAGCAGCGGCCGGGGCACTGA
- a CDS encoding GntR family transcriptional regulator, which yields MAGQNLFFSKSDLAYAELRDRILFGTLPAGSRLAQYELAESLSMSITPLREAIRRLSSEGLLTVETHRDVRVSVMNSNEARQLFEVRLSLDPTAAELAAQRRTDDDIATMQAAVDKLLPVTRQWGEEALTAHRAFHQALYRASHNDVLIRLLDDLWDKSDRYRRLGLELPPGDEPRTRDLQEHHQLVSLIVDGRAAEAAQLMRGHITHSLTATAIGALEDREGIRADQSF from the coding sequence ATGGCAGGACAGAACCTGTTCTTCAGCAAGAGCGACCTCGCCTACGCGGAACTCCGCGATCGGATCCTCTTCGGCACTCTTCCTGCCGGGTCACGGCTCGCCCAGTACGAGCTCGCCGAGTCCCTCAGCATGAGCATCACGCCGCTGCGCGAGGCCATCCGCCGCCTCAGCAGCGAGGGACTCCTCACCGTCGAAACCCACCGCGACGTCCGGGTCTCCGTCATGAACTCGAACGAGGCCCGCCAGCTTTTCGAAGTCCGCCTGTCCCTGGACCCGACCGCCGCCGAACTCGCCGCCCAGCGACGGACCGACGACGACATCGCCACCATGCAGGCCGCCGTCGACAAGCTCCTCCCCGTCACCCGCCAATGGGGGGAAGAGGCCCTCACGGCCCACCGCGCCTTCCACCAGGCGCTGTACCGGGCCTCGCACAACGACGTCCTCATCCGTCTCCTGGACGACCTGTGGGACAAGTCCGACCGCTACCGTCGCCTCGGCCTCGAACTCCCGCCCGGCGACGAACCCCGCACCCGGGACCTACAGGAACACCACCAACTCGTCTCCCTCATCGTGGACGGCCGCGCCGCCGAAGCCGCCCAGCTGATGCGAGGCCACATCACCCACAGCCTCACCGCCACCGCCATCGGCGCCCTCGAGGACCGCGAGGGCATACGGGCAGACCAGTCCTTTTGA
- a CDS encoding histidine kinase, with protein sequence MVKAQNNQDGPVAPLWVRRPEALHLVAYSVAALVFTGQIVAVILRGSDWPTALSVLLAGGGVALSWRRPWAGLIVASAASFAVTSVGHDPLSVWMMAVLVLFSVTVRGKQPLAATGIVAAFFLGAFMTLGGFRGGAIVGAAALFSAIAGGATGAALRIHREHWRTLEERAESAIATREIEATRRVTEERLRIARDLHDVVGHQIAMLSLHLGAAEIGLPEDAESSRQSLVSARSSARTVVVETQRILALLRLGDDLSDDEALRPTPALSGLEGLVASFESIGLDVRPSLDIPAGFVEPSVGVTVYRVVQEALTNAYRHGVGAATVEVRERDGRICVTVENRVGHSPRSSGSGTGLGLVGMRERVESSSGRLTIDSDDGRFRVHAEFSPLGAVVS encoded by the coding sequence ATGGTCAAGGCGCAGAACAATCAGGACGGGCCCGTGGCGCCTCTGTGGGTCCGCCGCCCCGAGGCGCTGCACCTCGTCGCCTATTCGGTGGCCGCGCTGGTGTTCACCGGCCAGATCGTGGCAGTGATCCTGCGGGGGTCGGACTGGCCGACGGCCCTTTCCGTGCTCCTCGCCGGTGGCGGTGTCGCCCTCTCATGGCGAAGGCCGTGGGCAGGACTGATCGTGGCGAGCGCGGCGTCCTTCGCCGTCACATCGGTGGGCCACGACCCGCTGTCGGTGTGGATGATGGCGGTGCTCGTGCTGTTCTCGGTCACCGTCAGGGGGAAGCAGCCGCTGGCCGCAACCGGCATCGTGGCGGCGTTCTTCCTGGGGGCGTTCATGACACTGGGAGGATTCCGTGGCGGCGCGATCGTGGGAGCCGCCGCACTCTTCTCTGCCATAGCAGGAGGTGCGACGGGGGCCGCGCTGCGCATCCATCGAGAGCACTGGCGCACCCTGGAGGAACGGGCCGAAAGCGCCATCGCCACCCGCGAGATCGAAGCCACCCGACGGGTGACCGAGGAACGACTCCGCATCGCCCGGGACCTCCACGACGTCGTCGGCCACCAGATCGCGATGCTGAGCCTGCATCTCGGTGCCGCGGAGATCGGGCTGCCCGAAGACGCCGAGTCCTCCCGGCAGTCCCTCGTCTCAGCCAGGTCCAGCGCCCGCACCGTCGTCGTCGAAACGCAACGGATCCTCGCGCTCCTCCGCCTCGGGGACGACCTCTCCGACGACGAGGCGCTCCGGCCGACCCCGGCGCTCAGCGGCCTGGAAGGCCTTGTCGCCTCGTTCGAGAGCATCGGCCTCGACGTCCGTCCCTCCCTCGACATTCCCGCCGGTTTCGTGGAGCCCAGCGTAGGCGTGACGGTCTACCGGGTCGTCCAGGAAGCGCTCACGAATGCCTACCGGCACGGAGTGGGGGCGGCAACGGTGGAGGTGCGTGAGCGCGACGGCAGGATCTGCGTCACCGTGGAGAACCGCGTCGGTCACTCACCGCGCAGCTCCGGCTCGGGCACCGGACTCGGACTCGTCGGGATGCGCGAACGCGTCGAGTCCTCCAGCGGGCGGCTGACGATCGACAGTGACGATGGGCGATTCCGGGTCCATGCGGAGTTCAGCCCTCTGGGAGCCGTCGTCTCATGA
- a CDS encoding mandelate racemase/muconate lactonizing enzyme family protein, protein MKITNVYEGVVPIRSSIRNAWIDFSSMDCSIVAIESDVIRDGKPVVGYGFNSNGRYSAGEILRRRILPRLLEAEPGSLLDERGGLDHAKAWDVMMTNEKPGGHGERSVAVGVVDMALFDLASKIEGKPLYRYLSERYGDGQPDDSVFVYAAGGYYAPGKTLTDLQDEMRGFLDLGYDVVKMKIGGADLAEDLRRIEAVIDVLDGDGSRLAVDVNGRFDLTTALEYGRAIEPYGLFWYEEIGDPLDYHLNATVAEHYTGSIATGENLFSLQDARNLIRYGGLRPDRDTIQVDPALSYGLVEYLRIQDMLRQHGWSSRRCIPHGGHQFSLHIAAALKLGGNESYPGEFQPTGGFADDAVVEKSRVGLTDTPGIGFESKAAFYKVLRALHS, encoded by the coding sequence GTGAAGATCACCAACGTCTACGAGGGCGTCGTTCCGATCCGCTCCTCGATCCGTAATGCCTGGATCGACTTCAGCTCCATGGACTGTTCGATCGTGGCGATCGAGAGCGACGTCATCCGGGACGGCAAGCCCGTGGTGGGCTACGGCTTCAACTCCAACGGCCGCTACAGCGCCGGAGAGATCCTGCGCCGCCGGATCCTGCCCCGCCTCCTCGAGGCCGAGCCCGGCAGCCTGCTCGACGAGCGGGGCGGCCTGGACCACGCCAAGGCGTGGGACGTGATGATGACCAACGAGAAGCCCGGCGGGCACGGTGAGCGCTCGGTCGCGGTCGGCGTGGTGGACATGGCCCTGTTCGACCTGGCCTCCAAGATCGAGGGCAAGCCGCTGTACCGGTATCTGTCCGAGCGCTACGGCGACGGGCAGCCCGACGACTCCGTCTTCGTCTACGCCGCCGGCGGCTACTACGCCCCGGGCAAGACCCTCACCGACCTTCAGGACGAGATGCGCGGCTTCCTCGACCTGGGCTACGACGTCGTCAAGATGAAGATCGGCGGCGCCGACCTGGCGGAGGACCTGCGCCGCATCGAGGCCGTCATCGACGTCCTGGACGGCGACGGCTCCCGGCTGGCCGTCGACGTCAACGGCCGCTTCGACCTCACCACGGCCCTGGAGTACGGGCGGGCCATCGAGCCCTACGGGCTGTTCTGGTACGAGGAGATCGGCGACCCGCTCGACTACCACCTCAACGCCACCGTCGCCGAGCACTACACCGGCTCCATCGCCACCGGCGAGAACCTCTTCTCCCTCCAGGACGCCCGCAACCTGATCCGCTACGGCGGCCTGCGCCCCGACCGCGACACCATCCAGGTCGACCCCGCGCTCTCGTACGGTCTGGTGGAGTACCTGCGCATCCAGGACATGCTCCGTCAGCACGGCTGGTCATCGAGGCGCTGCATCCCGCACGGCGGGCACCAGTTCTCCCTGCACATCGCAGCCGCCCTCAAGCTCGGCGGCAACGAGTCGTACCCGGGCGAGTTCCAGCCCACCGGCGGCTTCGCCGACGACGCCGTCGTCGAGAAGAGCCGTGTCGGCCTGACCGACACCCCAGGCATCGGCTTCGAGAGCAAGGCCGCCTTCTACAAGGTGCTGCGCGCCCTGCACAGCTGA
- a CDS encoding response regulator transcription factor, with translation MTRILIVDDQDEIRAGIKAMLRLDPSLVVAGDLSDGLQAVPFLRAHPVDLVLMDIRMPGIDGVEATRRIRKEHPPEKLRVIVLTTFDQDDIVLAALRAGANGFLSKTVSPAELVAGITEVVGGGGALSAAATAALIGHMTDSPPPVIDRELLRRFDALTPRERDVVVLVASGLGNDEIAAQMSVSPFTVKTHAVRAMTKVGARDRAQLVSFVFRAGLYP, from the coding sequence ATGACGCGGATTCTGATCGTCGACGACCAGGACGAGATAAGGGCCGGCATCAAAGCGATGCTCCGGCTCGACCCAAGTCTCGTTGTTGCGGGAGATCTCTCCGATGGACTCCAGGCCGTCCCCTTCCTCCGGGCCCACCCCGTCGACCTGGTCCTGATGGACATCCGGATGCCCGGCATCGACGGTGTCGAAGCCACTCGCCGGATCCGCAAAGAGCACCCACCCGAAAAGCTGCGGGTGATCGTGCTGACCACTTTTGACCAGGACGACATCGTTCTCGCCGCCCTTCGCGCGGGTGCCAACGGATTCCTGAGCAAGACCGTGAGCCCCGCTGAACTCGTTGCCGGAATCACCGAGGTCGTCGGCGGTGGCGGTGCGCTGTCGGCCGCCGCGACGGCCGCGCTCATCGGTCACATGACCGACAGTCCGCCCCCGGTGATCGACCGGGAACTGCTGCGACGCTTCGACGCTCTGACGCCCAGGGAGCGGGACGTGGTCGTTCTCGTCGCGAGCGGTCTCGGCAACGACGAGATCGCGGCCCAGATGTCCGTGTCGCCCTTCACCGTGAAGACGCATGCGGTGCGGGCCATGACGAAGGTCGGCGCACGTGATCGAGCGCAACTCGTCTCGTTCGTCTTCCGGGCCGGCCTCTACCCCTGA
- a CDS encoding cellulose-binding protein, whose translation MRLRFVAGAVAVLAASAGVGALAPSADAAATVGISVDAGTSLGTVPSSGAGLNTGVGDDRMGDAKVTSLMKAAGVRQLRYPGGSGADDFHWKTHTMGNGGWIVPNTDFDSFMATAKKVGAQPILTANYGSGTPQEAADWVKYANVDKGYGVKYWEIGNEVYGNGHYGNGKGWETDNHADKSPKEYGKNLVAYAKAMKAVDPKVKIGAVLTTPGFWPDAEKAPGDSADWNNTVLSIAGRSIDFVIVHWYPGGKTTADLLNTPSRIAGVRSSLRSLIAKYAGSRAASVEIAVTETDTVFSPALTSQAAALFAPDTYMTWFEQGATHVDWWNLHNGSGDAPTTVNGETDYQDGGILSAGTCAGGKCQPRRDTPFPTYWGIRSLTALAKPGDTMVKSSSRSSSVAVHAVRSKGGLNVMLINKSPKDAAQVSLSYAGFTPAAGAVTTVSYAKGDTALTTAKRGTAGAQKLPPYSITTLQLKPALGTTSADKPTPAPTPTAVTPVVSAPGTTGTRAQGGIGAPVGQATPSSTSGDLASTGASSAVVTYSALGGLLVIAAGGVLVLRGRRRRGLHGK comes from the coding sequence ATGCGCCTCCGCTTTGTCGCGGGGGCGGTGGCGGTGCTCGCCGCCTCGGCCGGTGTCGGCGCCTTGGCGCCCAGCGCGGACGCCGCGGCGACCGTCGGCATCAGTGTGGATGCCGGTACCTCCTTGGGCACGGTGCCCAGCAGTGGTGCCGGCCTCAACACGGGCGTCGGCGACGACCGCATGGGGGACGCCAAGGTGACATCGCTGATGAAGGCCGCGGGAGTTCGGCAGCTTCGCTATCCCGGCGGCTCCGGCGCGGACGACTTCCACTGGAAGACCCACACCATGGGCAACGGCGGCTGGATCGTACCCAACACCGACTTCGACAGCTTCATGGCCACCGCGAAGAAGGTCGGCGCCCAGCCGATCCTGACCGCGAACTACGGTTCCGGCACCCCCCAGGAGGCCGCCGACTGGGTCAAGTACGCCAACGTCGACAAAGGTTACGGCGTGAAGTACTGGGAGATCGGCAACGAGGTCTACGGCAACGGGCACTACGGCAACGGCAAGGGCTGGGAAACCGACAACCACGCCGACAAGAGCCCGAAGGAGTACGGGAAGAACCTGGTCGCCTACGCGAAGGCGATGAAGGCCGTGGACCCGAAGGTGAAGATCGGAGCGGTGCTCACCACCCCCGGCTTCTGGCCGGATGCGGAGAAGGCCCCCGGTGACAGCGCCGACTGGAACAACACGGTGCTCTCCATCGCGGGACGCTCGATCGACTTCGTCATCGTCCACTGGTATCCGGGCGGCAAAACCACGGCCGACCTGCTGAACACCCCCTCCCGGATCGCCGGTGTCAGGTCCTCGCTGCGCTCGCTGATCGCCAAGTACGCGGGCTCGCGCGCCGCTTCGGTGGAGATCGCGGTCACCGAGACCGACACCGTCTTCTCGCCCGCCCTGACCAGCCAGGCCGCAGCCCTGTTCGCGCCGGACACCTACATGACCTGGTTCGAGCAAGGCGCCACCCACGTGGACTGGTGGAACCTGCACAACGGCTCGGGCGACGCACCCACCACCGTCAACGGCGAGACCGACTACCAGGACGGGGGCATTCTCTCCGCCGGAACCTGCGCCGGGGGGAAGTGCCAACCGCGGCGCGACACACCCTTCCCCACCTACTGGGGCATCCGCTCGCTGACCGCACTGGCGAAGCCTGGCGACACCATGGTCAAGTCGTCCTCGCGCAGCTCGTCGGTTGCTGTGCACGCGGTGCGGAGCAAGGGCGGTCTGAACGTCATGCTGATCAACAAGAGCCCGAAGGACGCGGCGCAGGTGTCGCTCTCGTACGCCGGATTCACCCCGGCCGCAGGGGCGGTCACGACCGTTTCGTATGCCAAGGGAGACACCGCCCTGACGACGGCGAAGCGGGGCACGGCGGGCGCACAGAAGCTGCCGCCGTACTCGATCACGACTCTTCAGCTGAAGCCCGCGTTGGGGACTACCAGCGCTGACAAGCCGACGCCCGCCCCCACGCCGACCGCCGTCACGCCGGTTGTCTCGGCCCCCGGCACGACCGGCACCCGCGCGCAGGGGGGGATCGGCGCGCCCGTCGGCCAGGCGACCCCAAGCAGCACGTCCGGCGACCTGGCTTCCACCGGGGCGAGCAGCGCTGTTGTCACGTACAGCGCCCTCGGTGGCCTGCTGGTCATCGCTGCCGGCGGCGTGCTGGTGCTTCGCGGACGTCGCCGCAGGGGTCTGCACGGGAAGTGA